Proteins encoded in a region of the Solanum dulcamara chromosome 9, daSolDulc1.2, whole genome shotgun sequence genome:
- the LOC129903552 gene encoding uncharacterized protein LOC129903552, producing the protein MTIKLVVGRFTLNIISAYAPQVGLDEEVKMCFWEDLDEVVVSISSIEKLFIGEDFNGHIGSISRGYDEVHGGFGFGDRNGGGVSLLDFAKAFGLVIVNSSFPKKEEHLVTFYSSMAATQIDYFLLRKDDKGLCKDCKIISSENLTTQRKLFVMDLEIRRKKK; encoded by the coding sequence ATGACGATTAAGTTAGTCGTTGGAAGATTCACCCTAAACATTATTAGTGCCTATGCTCCACAAGTGGGCTTGGACGAGGAGGTAAAAATGTGCTTTTGGGAGGACTTGGATGAAGTGGTGGTAAGTATATCGTCTATTGAGAAGCTATTCATAGGTgaagatttcaatgggcacattgggTCTATTTCGAGGGGCTATGATGAGGTGCATGGAGGATTTGGCTTTGGGGACAGGAATGGTGGAGGAGTCTCACTCCTGGATTTCGCAAAAGCTTTTGGATTGGTAATAGTCAACTCGAGTTTTCCGAAGAAAGAGGAGCACTTGGTAACCTTTTATAGCTCGATGGCTGCGACACAAATAGACTATTTTCTTCTTAGAAAAGATGATAAAGGCCTTTGTAAGGACTGCAAGATCATTTCGAGTGAGAATCTTACGACCCAACGTAAGCTATTTgtgatggatttggagataagaaggaagaagaagtaG